A portion of the Tamandua tetradactyla isolate mTamTet1 chromosome 16, mTamTet1.pri, whole genome shotgun sequence genome contains these proteins:
- the LOC143660021 gene encoding olfactory receptor 6Z7-like has translation MEKSLESANRSRIQEFILLGLSASQDFRDGLFFIFLTLYLLTLLENTLIIYLIFRYRELRKPMYFFLGHLSCLEMCYVSVTMPSLLVGLRANPCRVSFTACITQLFLFISFIGTKCTLLASMAYDRYVAICRPLHYPLLMRPQVCLGLAMSSWFGGLMVSVIKTTCIASLSYCGSNVLNHFFCDVSPLLNLSCTHVSPTELVDFVSALVIFCGSLLVALASYVAIGRAVFCMPSAAARCKALSTCASHLAVMGIFYSVVLFVYSRPSRIESTDLNKVLSVIYTVVTPMCSPIIYCLRNREVHTALRKSLHGC, from the coding sequence ATGGAGAAGTCTCTAGAATCGGCCAATAGGTCCAGGATCCAGGAGTTTATCCTGCTGGGATTGTCTGCCAGTCAAGACTTCAGAGACGGCCTGTTTTTCATCTTTCTGACCCTCTACCTGCTGACCCTTCTGGAGAACACGCTCATCATCTACCTCATCTTCAGGTACCGCGAGCTCCGCAAGCCCATGTACTTCTTCTTGGGCCACCTGAGCTGCCTGGAGATGTGCTACGTGTCAGTGACCATGCCCAGCCTGCTTGTGGGGCTGAGGGCCAATCCTTGCCGTGTGTCCTTCACTGCCTGCATAACCCAgctctttttattcatttccttcattGGTACCAAGTGCACCCTGCTGGCCtccatggcctatgaccgctacgTGGCCATCTGCCGCCCACTCCACTACCCACTGCTCATGCGGCCCCAGGTCTGCCTGGGCTTGGCCATGTCCTCATGGTTTGGTGGACTAATGGTCTCAGTGATCAAGACGACATGCATTGCCAGCCTCTCCTACTGTGGCTCCAACGTCCTCAACCACTTCTTCTGTGATGTCTCCCCTCTGCTCAACCTGTCCTGCACCCACGTGTCCCCGACGGAGCTGGTGGACTTTGTCTCTGCCCTTGTCATCTTCTGCGGATCATTACTAGTCGCTCTGGCCTCATACGTGGCCATCGGCAGGGCCGTGTTCTGCATGCCCTCGGCGGCTGCCCGCTGCAAAGCCCTGTCCACCTGCGCCTCCCACCTGGCTGTGATGGGCATCTTCTACTCAGTGGTCCTCTTTGTCTATTCCCGCCCCAGCCGCATTGAATCCACAGACCTCAACAAGGTGCTGTCGGTCATCTACACGGTGGTCACGCCCATGTGCAGCCCCATCATCTACTGCCTGCGGAACAGGGAGGTCCACACGGCGCTGCGGAAATCTCTCCATGGGTGCTGA
- the LOC143658569 gene encoding olfactory receptor 6Z7-like, which yields MEKSVEVGNITRVQEFVLLGLSTRMGVRDALFAVFLTLYLLTLLENTLIIYLICSHSELRKPMYFFLGNLSCLEMCYVSVTMPSLLVGLWIGPCHVPFTACMTQLFFFISLICTECTLLASMAYDRYVAICHPLHYPLLMRPQVCLSLSLSSWLGGLTVSVIKTACIASLSYCGPNVLNHFFCDVSPLLNLSCTHVALTELVDFISAIIILWGSLLVAIASYVAIGRAVLCMPSAAARRKAFSTCTSHLVVVGIFYSATLFIYARPSRIEAMDLNKVLSVIYTVVTPMCNPIIYCLRNKEVQAALHRNLHGS from the coding sequence ATGGAGAAGTCCGTGGAGGTGGGCAATATAACCAGAGTCCAAGAGTTTGTCCTTCTGGGTTTGTCCACCAGGATGGGTGTAAGAGATGCCCTGTTTGCTGTCTTCTTGACACTATACCTTCTGACCCTCCTGGAAAACACGCTCATCATTTACCTCATTTGCAGTCACAGTGAGCTCCGCaaacccatgtacttcttccttggcAATCTGAGCTGCCTGGAGATGTGCTACGTGTCAGTGACCATGCCCAGCCTGCTCGTGGGGCTGTGGATTGGaccctgccatgtgcccttcacaGCCTGCATGACCCAactcttcttcttcatctccctTATCTGCACGGAGTGCACCCTGCTGGCCtccatggcctatgaccgctatgtggctaTCTGCCACCCACTCCACTACCCACTGCTCATGAGGCCCCAGGTCTGCCTGAGCTTGTCCTTGTCTTCGTGGCTTGGTGGACTAACGGTCTCAGTGATCAAAACAGCGTGCATAGCCAGTCTCTCTTACTGTGGCCCCAATGTCCTCAATCATTTCTTCTGTGACGTCTCCCCTCTGCTCAACTTGTCCTGCACCCACGTGGCCCTGACAGAGCTGGTGGACTTCATCTCTGCTATCATCATCCTCTGGGGTTCCCTCCTTGTGGCCATAGCCTCGTATGTGGCCATTGGCAGGGCTGTGCTGTGCATGCCATCAGCAGCTGCCCGCCGCAAGGCCTTCTCCACCTGCACCTCCCACCTGGTCGTGGTGGGCATCTTCTACTCGGCCACTCTCTTCATCTATGCCCGCCCGAGCCGCATCGAAGCCATGGACCTCAACAAGGTGCTGTCAGTCATCTACACGGTGGTCACACCCATGTGCAACCCCATCATCTACTGCCTGCGGAACAAGGAGGTCCAAGCAGCTCTCCATAGAAACTTGCATGGGTCCTGA